DNA from Thiomicrorhabdus sp. Kp2:
TATAAGCATGTAATTGATAAGTCTCAATTGAGTGATTCATCTCTATCTCCGAAATGGAACGATATTCGATCCACGCTGTTCTATTTGTTTCATACGTTTAACTAAATTCTCTCTACCGCGAGAAATTCTACTCATCACTGTGCCGATGGGTGTGCTAGTTATTTCAGCAATCTCTTGGTAACTAAACCCTTGTAAGTCCACCAATGCAATGGCTTCACGTTGCTCAAAAGGTAAGCTTGCCATCGCTTTAAATAAACACTCTGAATCTTGTTGAGCAATAAATTGTGTCTCACTGCATTCTTGAATAAAGAGCTCATCAATTTCTGTCTCATCAGCCCACTGCCAACGTTTATTAAAACGCATTATATCCAAAAAGTGGTTACGCATTATCTTAACTAGAAATGCATCTAAATGCTCCAAACTTTCAATATCTATCGACTTTTCTAACACTTTAAGAAAAGTCTCTTGAACAAGATCTTCAGCGACTGACGCCTGATGGCACCAAGCATATGCTAAGCGATATAGGTTTTGATGCTTTTGTGCTAACAGAGCATTAAGTTGTCGCTTTTTCTTTGTGTCGCCAAACAAGTTTGCAACCTGAGTCATTAATATCATTTTGATGTCTTATTAAAATTAGCCTTTTTTCGATACTAATCGATAAAGTTTTTTTTGTAAAACCTTTTATATATTAGCAAGTTACGATATTAATTATGCTGTTAAGCCAATAAGTTATTTTATTTAAAATTAATGGAATAAAACATTTCATTCAAACGTTTAAAGGTTAAGCGCGCCAAATTTGATTCAACTTTTACAAGGAAGATACATGCAAAAATTATTTACCCAAAACTTAATAGGCCTGTTGCTAAGTCTATTTGTTTGTTTACCAAGTTACGCTGCTCAAAAAGAAGCCCCATTGCCCGATACTTTTGCAGAAAACAAAGTGGTACTTCAAATTAGCGATAGTGATCCTTTCAAACAAACATTGGTACTCAATGTGGCTGGCAACTTACAAAGATACTATGGAGAACAAAATGTGGATATTGAAGTGGTTGCTTTTGGGCCTGGAGTAAGACTGATGTTTGATGGCAATGCCAATACCGACCGCATAAATAACTTGATTGCCCATGGCGTGCGCTTTAGCGCTTGCGAAAATACCATTGACAATATGGCAAAAAAACTCGGCCATAAACCCAAAATTCAAAACAGTGTCACTACCGTTCCTGCTGGTGCAGGCCGTATTTTGCAGCTCAATAAAGCGGGTTGGCAAATTCT
Protein-coding regions in this window:
- a CDS encoding RNA polymerase sigma factor is translated as MILMTQVANLFGDTKKKRQLNALLAQKHQNLYRLAYAWCHQASVAEDLVQETFLKVLEKSIDIESLEHLDAFLVKIMRNHFLDIMRFNKRWQWADETEIDELFIQECSETQFIAQQDSECLFKAMASLPFEQREAIALVDLQGFSYQEIAEITSTPIGTVMSRISRGRENLVKRMKQIEQRGSNIVPFRR
- a CDS encoding DsrE family protein gives rise to the protein MQKLFTQNLIGLLLSLFVCLPSYAAQKEAPLPDTFAENKVVLQISDSDPFKQTLVLNVAGNLQRYYGEQNVDIEVVAFGPGVRLMFDGNANTDRINNLIAHGVRFSACENTIDNMAKKLGHKPKIQNSVTTVPAGAGRILQLNKAGWQILKP